Proteins co-encoded in one Brassica rapa cultivar Chiifu-401-42 chromosome A02, CAAS_Brap_v3.01, whole genome shotgun sequence genomic window:
- the LOC103853377 gene encoding uncharacterized protein LOC103853377 — translation MVTGSNLDLQHEEHAKLGSNIWFELNYPDARATTPSNSLGTITPSWKAPADDIVKCNIAASWSDTSRMSGASWIVRNSRGKVLMHGRRSFSSVQSTELAELLAIFWAIESMNSMRKDKIIFESSCERARACFLSPSSCSETREIVGNICDLVQRFQHWSLDHVLETRNVLAQRIATSVTVDHRYQSYIALGGPNWLKELIAYEARNDAPLS, via the coding sequence ATGGTAACCGGATCAAACTTGGATTTACAGCACGAGGAACATGCAAAACTTGGATCCAACATTTGGTTTGAACTTAACTACCCTGACGCTAGAGCAACCACCCCCAGTAACTCGCTAGGAACTATCACACCTTCTTGGAAGGCACCAGCTGATGACATTGTCAAGTGTAACATAGCTGCCTCATGGTCTGATACGTCCCGTATGAGTGGAGCTTCTTGGATTGTAAGGAATAGCCGAGGAAAGGTCCTAATGCATGGCAGGAGATCCTTTTCATCTGTGCAGTCTACAGAACTTGCGGAACTCCTAGCTATCTTTTGGGCCATCGAGAGCATGAATTCCATGCGTAAGGATAAGATCATCTTTGAATCTTCATGTGAGCGCGCAAGGGCTTGCTTCCTATCTCCAAGCTCATGCAGTGAAACCAGGGAAATTGTTGGAAACATCTGTGATTTGGTACAACGGTTTCAACACTGGTCTTTGGACCATGTCCTAGAGACAAGAAATGTGTTAGCACAGAGAATTGCCACTAGCGTAACCGTTGACCATAGATATCAATCCTACATTGCTTTAGGAGGACCTAACTGGTTGAAGGAACTCATTGCGTATGAAGCAAGGAACGATGCTCCGCTTTCGTAA
- the LOC103852771 gene encoding kunitz trypsin inhibitor 2, whose protein sequence is MKISFLITILLATVACTHGQEPVKDTAGNSLETGQQYFIQPIKTGSKNGGGLVPAAIRLIPLCPLGINQAAFTFLPGLPVSFEFSDFVPEPIVKTSTDVTIEFKSCKEFSFIWAVESSSDSNEPAIILSGTPGSQNSRFKIEKAGERAGENTYKLTSLGGTVGNVTGIFLAPQLVLTNDNAKTTFVKFNKYNESITSASRVEKSGLRMFPF, encoded by the coding sequence ATGAAGATCTCTTTTCTCATCACTATCCTCTTGGCGACAGTGGCCTGCACCCACGGACAAGAACCGGTGAAAGACACTGCCGGGAATTCTCTTGAGACAGGTCAGCAATACTTCATCCAGCCGATCAAGACCGGGAGCAAGAACGGAGGTGGTCTTGTTCCAGCCGCCATTAGACTCATTCCCCTTTGTCCACTTGGCATCAACCAAGCAGCCTTTACGTTCTTACCAGGCCTACCGGTTAGCTTCGAGTTTTCTGACTTCGTCCCAGAACCCATCGTTAAGACATCTACTGATGTAACCATCGAGTTCAAATCATGCAAGGAATTTTCCTTTATATGGGCAGTTGAATCCTCATCGGATTCCAATGAGCCAGCAATTATCCTCAGTGGTACCCCGGGGAGCCAAAATAGCCGGTTTAAGATAGAGAAAGCCGGAGAAAGAGCAGGAGAAAACACTTATAAGTTGACCAGCTTAGGCGGGACCGTTGGAAACGTCACGGGGATTTTTCTGGCACCACAACTAGTTCTCACCAATGATAATGCCAAGACCACATTCGTCAAATTCAACAAATATAATGAATCTATTACATCTGCTTCTCGTGTTGAGAAGTCAGGTCTAAGGATGTTCCCATTCTGA